The proteins below come from a single Synechococcus sp. WH 8101 genomic window:
- the ruvB gene encoding Holliday junction branch migration DNA helicase RuvB: protein MAIVSSGAGRSPLLDPTAAPERQEQPLLAANRDEGLRPRRLDDYIGQPELKQVLAIAVQAALGRGDALDHVLLYGPPGLGKTTMALVLAEELGVSCRITSAPALERPRDIVGLLVNLQPNELLFIDEIHRLTRVAEELLYPAMEDRRLDLTVGKGSTARTRTLELPPFTLVGATTRAGALSSPLRDRFGLIQRLEFYGQEDLEAIVERAAGLLGLRLTPQACAEIAGRCRGTPRIANRLLRRVRDVACVRDVEGAIDAALVDDALRLHRVDGRGLDASDRRLLELLLQAHGGGPVGLDTLAAALGEDPTTLEAVVEPYLLQLGFLQRTPRGRVVTAAGRDHLGWPVEEIDAA from the coding sequence ATGGCGATCGTCTCATCCGGTGCCGGCCGGTCCCCTCTGCTGGATCCCACCGCTGCTCCGGAGCGGCAGGAACAGCCGCTGCTGGCAGCGAATCGGGATGAGGGTCTCAGGCCCCGCCGCCTCGACGACTACATCGGCCAGCCCGAGCTCAAGCAGGTGTTGGCGATCGCGGTGCAGGCGGCCCTCGGTCGCGGCGACGCCCTGGATCATGTGCTGCTCTACGGCCCACCGGGCCTGGGCAAAACCACCATGGCTCTGGTGCTTGCCGAGGAGCTCGGGGTGAGCTGCCGGATCACCAGTGCCCCCGCCCTCGAACGCCCCCGCGACATCGTCGGTCTGTTGGTGAACCTGCAGCCGAATGAGTTGTTGTTCATCGATGAGATTCACCGTCTCACCCGGGTGGCTGAGGAGCTGCTCTATCCGGCGATGGAGGATCGCCGTCTGGATCTCACCGTGGGCAAGGGCAGCACGGCCCGCACCCGCACCCTGGAGCTGCCACCGTTCACGCTGGTGGGGGCCACCACCAGGGCTGGGGCGCTCAGCTCACCGTTGCGCGATCGCTTTGGCCTGATTCAACGGCTCGAGTTTTATGGCCAGGAGGATCTGGAGGCGATTGTGGAGCGGGCGGCGGGTCTGCTCGGTCTTCGCCTCACGCCCCAGGCCTGCGCTGAAATCGCCGGCCGCTGTCGCGGCACGCCGCGGATTGCCAACCGTCTGTTGCGCCGGGTGCGGGATGTGGCCTGCGTAAGGGATGTGGAGGGAGCGATTGATGCGGCACTGGTGGATGACGCGCTCCGCCTGCATCGCGTCGATGGCCGCGGCCTCGATGCCAGTGATCGCCGCCTGCTGGAGCTGCTGCTGCAGGCCCATGGCGGCGGGCCGGTGGGGCTCGACACCCTGGCGGCTGCGCTCGGTGAGGACCCCACCACCCTGGAAGCGGTGGTGGAGCCTTATTTGCTCCAGCTCGGTTTTCTGCAACGCACCCCCCGGGGCCGGGTGGTGACGGCAGCAGGACGCGATCATCTGGGCTGGCCGGTCGAGGAGATCGACGCTGCATGA
- a CDS encoding UDP-glucuronic acid decarboxylase family protein, translating to MAPTRNLITGGAGFLGSHLVDRLMQAGEEVICLDNYFTGRKANIQHWIGHPKFELIRHDVTEPIKLEVDRIWHLACPASPIHYQHNPIKTAKTSFLGTYNMLGLARRVKARFLLASTSEVYGDPEVHPQPESYRGCVNAIGIRSCYDEGKRIAETLCFDYKRMHNTEIRVMRIFNTYGPRMLPDDGRVVSNFIMQALRGKALTLYGDGQQTRSFCYVDDLIEGMIRLMKSDHTGPMNIGNPDEFTIQQLANMVRDRINSDLAIVHQPLPQDDPLQRQPVIKLAQDVLQWQPIVPLATGLDRTIADFKSRCSGDAD from the coding sequence ATGGCTCCAACTCGAAACCTAATCACCGGCGGCGCCGGCTTTCTCGGCTCCCATCTGGTGGATCGGCTGATGCAAGCCGGCGAAGAAGTGATTTGTCTCGACAATTACTTCACCGGACGTAAAGCCAATATTCAGCACTGGATCGGTCATCCCAAGTTCGAGTTGATTCGTCACGATGTGACCGAACCGATCAAACTGGAGGTGGATCGGATCTGGCACCTGGCCTGCCCTGCATCCCCGATTCACTACCAACACAACCCGATCAAAACGGCTAAAACCAGCTTTCTGGGCACCTACAACATGCTGGGCCTGGCCCGGCGTGTGAAAGCGCGATTCCTCCTCGCGAGCACCAGCGAGGTGTATGGCGATCCCGAGGTTCACCCACAACCGGAAAGTTATCGCGGCTGCGTTAACGCCATCGGCATTCGCAGCTGCTACGACGAAGGTAAGCGCATCGCTGAAACACTCTGCTTTGACTACAAGCGCATGCACAACACGGAAATCCGTGTGATGCGCATCTTCAACACCTATGGTCCCCGCATGCTTCCCGACGATGGCCGCGTCGTGAGCAACTTCATTATGCAAGCACTCAGGGGAAAAGCACTGACCCTTTATGGCGATGGCCAGCAGACGCGATCCTTCTGCTACGTGGACGATCTAATCGAAGGCATGATCCGCCTAATGAAAAGCGATCACACAGGACCGATGAACATCGGCAACCCAGACGAATTCACCATCCAACAGCTGGCAAACATGGTGCGTGATCGGATCAATTCCGATCTGGCCATCGTCCATCAGCCCCTGCCTCAGGACGATCCGCTACAACGCCAGCCCGTAATCAAGCTGGCTCAAGATGTTCTCCAATGGCAACCGATAGTTCCCCTCGCCACCGGCCTGGATCGCACGATTGCAGATTTCAAATCGCGATGCAGCGGAGACGCCGACTGA
- the acpP gene encoding acyl carrier protein translates to MSQEAILEKVRSIVAEQLSVDAGDVKPESNFQNDLGADSLDTVELVMALEEAFDIEIPDEAAEGIATVGDAVKYIEDKQA, encoded by the coding sequence ATGTCCCAGGAAGCGATCCTCGAAAAAGTCCGTTCGATCGTGGCGGAGCAGCTCAGCGTTGATGCCGGCGACGTGAAGCCGGAATCCAACTTTCAGAACGATCTCGGCGCCGACTCCCTCGACACAGTCGAGCTGGTGATGGCTCTGGAAGAAGCCTTCGACATCGAAATTCCCGACGAAGCCGCTGAAGGCATCGCCACCGTTGGTGACGCCGTCAAGTACATCGAAGACAAGCAGGCCTGA
- the tkt gene encoding transketolase, with translation MVAAPASLDTLCINSIRMLAVDAVNKSKSGHPGLPMGAAPMGYTLWDKFLKHNPKNPLWFNRDRFVLSAGHGCMLLYALLHLTGYDSVTMDDIKQFRQWGSKTPGHPETFETPGVEVTTGPLGAGISNAVGLAIAEAHLAAKFNKPDAKVVDHYTYVIMGDGCNQEGVASEACSLAGHLKLGKLIALYDDNHITIDGRTDVSFTEDVLKRYEAYGWHVQHVADGNTDVNAIAQAIEAAKAVTDKPSIIKVTTTIGYGSPNKSDTAGVHGAPLGEEETELTRKQLGWDHGPFEVPQEAYDQYRQAIERGASLEAEWNQALASYRNKYPSEAAEFERMLRGELPQGWDKDLPSYTPNDKGLATRKHSQICLGALGPNLPELIGGSADLTHSNYTDIAGETGSFQPETPEKRYLHFGVREHAMAAILNGIAYHNSGLIPYGGTFLVFADYMRGSMRLSALSELGVIYVLTHDSIGVGEDGPTHQPIETIPSLRAMPNLLVFRPGDGNETSGAYKLAIQNRKRPSALCLSRQGMANQANSSIDKVAHGGYILEDCAGTPDLILIGTGTELDLCVQAAKQLSAEGHKVRVVSMPCVELFDEQSEAYKEEVLPSAVRKRIVVEAAEAFGWHRFVGLDGATVTMDRFGASAPGGTCMEKFGFTVENVVAKAKALLG, from the coding sequence ATGGTCGCCGCGCCCGCTTCCCTCGACACCCTCTGCATCAACAGCATCCGCATGCTGGCCGTTGATGCGGTCAACAAATCCAAGAGCGGCCACCCCGGTCTGCCCATGGGTGCAGCCCCGATGGGCTACACCCTCTGGGACAAGTTCCTGAAGCACAACCCCAAGAACCCCCTCTGGTTCAACCGAGATCGGTTCGTGCTCTCGGCTGGCCATGGCTGCATGCTCCTTTACGCGCTGCTGCACCTCACCGGTTACGACTCGGTGACGATGGACGACATCAAGCAGTTCCGTCAGTGGGGCTCCAAGACCCCCGGACACCCGGAAACCTTCGAAACCCCTGGCGTTGAAGTGACCACGGGTCCTCTTGGTGCCGGCATCTCCAATGCCGTGGGCCTAGCGATCGCTGAAGCCCACCTGGCGGCCAAGTTCAACAAGCCCGACGCCAAGGTCGTCGATCACTACACCTACGTGATCATGGGCGATGGCTGTAATCAGGAGGGTGTGGCCTCGGAAGCTTGCTCGTTGGCAGGTCACCTGAAGCTGGGCAAGCTGATCGCTCTCTACGACGACAACCACATCACCATCGACGGACGCACCGATGTGTCCTTCACCGAAGACGTTCTCAAGCGGTATGAGGCTTACGGCTGGCACGTGCAGCACGTGGCCGATGGCAACACCGATGTGAATGCCATTGCTCAGGCGATTGAGGCCGCCAAGGCCGTCACCGACAAGCCGTCGATCATCAAGGTGACCACCACGATCGGCTACGGCTCCCCCAACAAGAGCGACACGGCTGGTGTGCACGGCGCTCCCCTCGGCGAAGAAGAAACGGAACTCACCCGCAAGCAGCTCGGCTGGGACCACGGGCCGTTCGAAGTGCCCCAGGAGGCCTACGACCAATACCGTCAGGCGATCGAACGCGGCGCCAGCCTCGAAGCCGAATGGAACCAGGCTCTAGCCAGCTATCGCAACAAGTATCCCAGCGAAGCCGCTGAATTTGAGCGGATGCTGCGAGGTGAACTGCCCCAGGGCTGGGACAAGGATCTCCCCTCCTACACCCCCAACGACAAGGGTCTGGCCACCCGCAAGCACTCCCAGATCTGCCTGGGTGCCCTGGGCCCGAACCTGCCCGAGCTGATCGGTGGCTCCGCTGACCTCACCCACTCCAACTACACCGACATCGCCGGTGAGACTGGATCCTTCCAGCCGGAGACCCCCGAGAAGCGCTATCTGCACTTCGGCGTGCGCGAGCACGCCATGGCGGCGATCCTCAACGGCATCGCCTATCACAACAGCGGCTTGATCCCCTACGGCGGCACCTTCCTGGTGTTTGCTGACTACATGCGGGGTTCAATGCGCCTCTCCGCTCTCAGCGAGCTGGGCGTGATCTACGTGCTCACCCACGACTCCATCGGCGTTGGTGAAGACGGCCCCACCCACCAGCCGATCGAAACCATCCCTTCCCTGCGGGCGATGCCCAACCTGCTGGTGTTCCGCCCCGGCGACGGCAACGAAACCAGTGGCGCTTACAAGCTGGCCATCCAGAACCGCAAGCGTCCGAGTGCTCTCTGCCTCAGCCGCCAGGGCATGGCTAACCAGGCCAACTCCTCGATCGACAAGGTGGCCCACGGCGGTTACATCCTCGAGGATTGCGCTGGCACACCCGACTTGATTCTGATCGGCACGGGCACCGAACTCGATCTCTGCGTGCAAGCGGCCAAGCAGCTCAGCGCCGAAGGCCACAAGGTGCGCGTCGTCTCCATGCCCTGCGTGGAGCTGTTCGATGAGCAGAGCGAGGCCTACAAGGAAGAGGTTCTGCCCAGCGCCGTGCGCAAGCGGATCGTGGTGGAAGCAGCGGAAGCCTTCGGCTGGCACCGTTTCGTGGGCCTCGATGGCGCCACCGTCACCATGGATCGCTTCGGCGCCTCCGCCCCGGGCGGCACCTGCATGGAGAAGTTCGGCTTCACCGTGGAGAATGTAGTGGCCAAAGCCAAAGCGCTGCTGGGCTGA
- the psaC gene encoding photosystem I iron-sulfur center protein PsaC, whose translation MSHAVKIYDTCIGCTQCVRACPLDVLEMVPWDGCKAGQIASSPRTEDCVGCKRCETACPTDFLSIRVYLGDETSRSMGLAY comes from the coding sequence ATGTCCCACGCCGTCAAGATCTACGACACCTGCATCGGCTGCACTCAGTGTGTGCGCGCCTGCCCTCTGGATGTGCTCGAAATGGTGCCCTGGGACGGCTGCAAGGCCGGTCAGATCGCGTCCTCTCCCCGCACTGAGGATTGCGTTGGTTGCAAGCGCTGTGAAACCGCCTGCCCCACCGACTTCCTCAGCATCCGCGTGTATCTCGGTGATGAAACCAGCCGCAGCATGGGCCTGGCTTACTGA
- a CDS encoding amidohydrolase has protein sequence MSDPSRLWSARLERELPELLELRRHLHAHPELSGEEHQTAALVAGELRQRGWRVREAVGRTGVVADLGPAEGPRVGLRVDMDALPVEERTGLPFASRRQGVMHACGHDLHTCVGLGVARLLAAEPALPCGVRLLFQPAEELAQGARWMREDGALEGLSALYGVHVFPSLAAGTIGVRSGSLTAAAGELEIEVIGEGGHGARPHQSVDAIWIAARVVTGLQEAISRRLDALHPVVVSFGAIEGGKAFNVIADRVRLLGTLRCLDADLHARLPAWIEETVQAICASFGATARVGYRCIAPPVHNDPALTDLLERCAIDQLGRDRVLRLEQPSLGAEDFAELVQDVPGSMFRLGVAGPEGCAPLHHGSFLPDEASLAVGIRVLTATLLAWLQDKGSQEVGR, from the coding sequence ATGAGTGATCCCTCCCGGCTCTGGTCCGCGCGTCTCGAGCGGGAACTCCCTGAGCTTCTGGAGCTGCGCCGCCATCTGCATGCCCATCCCGAGCTCAGTGGCGAGGAGCACCAGACGGCGGCCCTGGTGGCCGGTGAGCTCAGGCAGCGCGGCTGGCGGGTGCGTGAAGCGGTGGGTCGCACGGGGGTGGTGGCGGATCTGGGGCCTGCGGAAGGCCCCAGGGTGGGGCTGCGGGTCGACATGGATGCCCTGCCGGTGGAGGAGCGCACAGGCCTTCCTTTCGCTTCCCGTCGTCAGGGTGTGATGCATGCCTGCGGCCACGATCTGCACACCTGCGTGGGGCTCGGCGTGGCGCGGTTGCTGGCGGCCGAACCGGCGTTGCCCTGCGGCGTGCGCTTGTTGTTTCAACCGGCCGAGGAGCTGGCCCAGGGAGCGCGTTGGATGCGGGAGGACGGCGCCCTGGAGGGGCTGAGTGCCCTCTATGGCGTGCATGTGTTTCCCTCCCTGGCTGCGGGCACGATCGGGGTGCGCAGCGGCAGCCTCACGGCAGCGGCCGGTGAACTGGAGATCGAGGTGATCGGGGAGGGCGGCCATGGCGCCCGGCCGCACCAGTCGGTGGATGCGATCTGGATCGCCGCCCGGGTCGTGACCGGTCTGCAGGAGGCGATCAGTCGGCGCCTTGATGCCCTGCACCCTGTGGTGGTGAGTTTCGGGGCGATTGAGGGGGGCAAGGCCTTCAACGTGATTGCCGATCGGGTGCGACTGCTTGGCACCCTCCGCTGCCTGGATGCTGACCTGCACGCCCGGCTGCCGGCCTGGATCGAAGAGACCGTGCAGGCGATCTGCGCCAGTTTCGGTGCCACGGCCCGGGTTGGTTATCGCTGCATCGCGCCGCCGGTGCACAACGACCCGGCGCTCACCGATCTGCTTGAGCGGTGTGCGATCGACCAGCTGGGGCGCGACCGGGTGCTGCGTCTGGAGCAGCCGTCTCTGGGCGCCGAGGATTTTGCTGAGCTGGTGCAGGACGTTCCCGGCAGCATGTTTCGCCTCGGGGTCGCGGGGCCGGAGGGATGCGCGCCCCTGCATCACGGCAGCTTTCTGCCGGATGAGGCGAGCCTGGCCGTGGGAATCCGGGTGCTCACCGCCACTCTGCTGGCCTGGTTGCAGGACAAGGGCAGCCAGGAGGTGGGGCGATGA
- a CDS encoding HEAT repeat domain-containing protein, with protein sequence MPEFSSLPDPSALRAAISSGDPTRAMPALAGLREFPEDQTEAVVVPLLILGSEQEAFLVRSLSCSGLGVRRSEAGWAVLCRLLREDEDANVRAEAANALASYGVARSWPLLRDSFSADHAWLVRCSILAALAEQPAMEPGWLMALAREAIADADGTVRVGGTEILGRLVREQGGAATDAPVITAEARSLLQRLQQDGDHRVVAAALNGLQS encoded by the coding sequence ATGCCTGAGTTTTCATCGCTGCCGGATCCGTCCGCCTTGCGTGCGGCGATCAGCTCCGGGGATCCAACCCGGGCGATGCCGGCTTTGGCCGGACTGCGGGAGTTCCCGGAGGATCAGACCGAGGCGGTGGTGGTGCCGTTGCTGATCCTCGGTTCAGAGCAGGAGGCCTTTCTGGTGCGCTCCCTCAGTTGCAGTGGGCTCGGGGTGCGCCGGAGCGAGGCGGGCTGGGCGGTGCTGTGTCGTCTGCTCCGCGAGGACGAGGACGCCAATGTGCGCGCCGAAGCCGCCAATGCCTTGGCCAGCTACGGCGTTGCGCGATCCTGGCCCCTGCTGCGGGACAGCTTCAGCGCCGATCACGCCTGGTTGGTGCGCTGCAGCATCCTGGCTGCCTTGGCGGAGCAGCCGGCGATGGAGCCCGGTTGGTTGATGGCGCTGGCCCGTGAGGCGATTGCCGATGCGGATGGCACCGTGCGGGTGGGCGGAACGGAGATCTTGGGCCGGTTAGTGCGGGAGCAGGGTGGTGCTGCCACCGATGCGCCGGTCATCACCGCTGAGGCCCGCAGCCTCCTGCAACGGCTTCAGCAGGACGGCGATCACCGGGTGGTGGCGGCGGCCCTGAATGGCCTTCAGTCCTGA
- a CDS encoding tetratricopeptide repeat protein, protein MRRCLLLLFTLLLLAQPASALSDVVPDDQALFEQALGASRQGEAAEALPLWDAFLARHPEDAAAWSNRGNVRLVLGDPEGAIADQSEAIALAPDAIDPHLNRGTAEEALQRWPEAAADYDWILERDPAEASALYNLGNVRGSQSDWSAAAHLYGQAALARPGFAMARSSEALARYQLGELDAAEQELRKLIRRYPLFADARAGLSALLWRRGRGGEAESHWAAAAGLDPRYRQSDWLLQVRRWPPRPTADLAAFLKLESP, encoded by the coding sequence ATGCGTCGTTGTCTGCTGCTTTTGTTCACGCTGCTGCTGCTGGCCCAGCCGGCGTCAGCGCTGAGTGACGTGGTGCCAGACGATCAGGCCCTGTTTGAGCAGGCTCTGGGGGCGAGTCGGCAGGGGGAGGCGGCTGAGGCCCTGCCCCTCTGGGATGCCTTCCTGGCGCGTCATCCTGAGGATGCGGCGGCCTGGAGCAACCGCGGCAATGTGCGCCTGGTGCTTGGCGATCCGGAGGGGGCCATTGCTGATCAGAGCGAGGCGATCGCCTTGGCCCCAGACGCCATCGACCCCCATCTCAACCGGGGCACCGCCGAAGAAGCCCTGCAGCGCTGGCCTGAAGCCGCCGCCGATTACGACTGGATCCTGGAGCGGGATCCTGCCGAAGCCTCGGCCCTTTACAACCTCGGGAATGTGCGCGGCTCCCAAAGCGACTGGTCGGCTGCCGCCCATCTCTATGGCCAGGCGGCGCTAGCTCGACCTGGATTCGCCATGGCGCGCTCCAGCGAAGCCCTGGCCCGTTATCAACTGGGTGAGCTCGATGCCGCCGAGCAGGAGCTGCGCAAGCTGATCCGCCGCTATCCGCTCTTCGCGGATGCCCGCGCTGGTCTTTCAGCCCTGCTTTGGCGGCGCGGACGCGGCGGCGAAGCGGAAAGCCATTGGGCCGCCGCCGCTGGGCTTGATCCGCGTTATCGCCAGAGCGACTGGTTGCTCCAGGTGCGGCGCTGGCCGCCCCGGCCCACCGCCGACCTTGCGGCGTTCCTCAAGCTGGAGAGTCCATGA
- the fabF gene encoding beta-ketoacyl-ACP synthase II, translating into MVEGLQRVVVTGLGAVTPIGNTVADYWTGLTSGRNGVAPITLFDASAHACRFAAEVKAFDPSGYLEAKEAKRWDRFCKFGVVAAKQALADSGLEITDANAHRIGISIGSGVGGLLTMETQAHVLVDKGPGRVSPFTVPMMIPNMATGLAAIALGAKGPSSAVATACAAGSNAIGDAFRILQLGKADAMICGGAESAITPLGVAGFASAKALSFRNDDPATASRPFDAERDGFVIGEGAGLLVLETLAHAEARGATVLAEIVGYGTTCDAHHITAPTPGGVGGAAAIRLALDDAALAPECVGYINAHGTSTPANDSNETAAIKSALGDRASQIPVSSTKSMTGHLLGGSGGIEAVASVLAIRYGVVPPTINYANPDPNCDLDVVPNTAREATLDAVLSNSFGFGGHNVCLAFRRMR; encoded by the coding sequence ATGGTGGAGGGTCTCCAACGTGTCGTGGTCACGGGCCTCGGCGCGGTGACACCGATCGGCAACACGGTTGCCGACTACTGGACCGGGCTGACCTCCGGCCGCAATGGTGTGGCTCCGATCACACTGTTTGATGCCAGCGCCCACGCCTGCCGCTTCGCGGCGGAAGTGAAAGCCTTTGACCCCAGCGGCTATCTCGAAGCGAAGGAAGCCAAGCGCTGGGATCGGTTTTGCAAATTCGGTGTGGTGGCGGCCAAGCAGGCCCTTGCCGATTCCGGCCTGGAGATCACCGACGCCAATGCCCACCGCATCGGCATCAGCATCGGCTCTGGCGTCGGCGGCCTCCTGACGATGGAGACTCAGGCCCACGTCTTAGTCGACAAGGGACCAGGGCGGGTCAGCCCCTTCACGGTGCCGATGATGATCCCCAACATGGCCACCGGGCTGGCGGCCATCGCCCTCGGCGCCAAGGGCCCCAGCTCCGCCGTGGCCACCGCCTGTGCCGCCGGATCCAATGCGATCGGCGATGCCTTCCGGATCCTCCAGCTGGGAAAAGCCGACGCCATGATTTGCGGTGGCGCCGAATCAGCGATTACGCCCCTGGGAGTGGCCGGTTTCGCCAGCGCCAAGGCGTTGTCGTTCCGCAACGATGATCCCGCCACAGCCAGTCGCCCCTTCGACGCCGAGCGGGATGGTTTCGTGATCGGTGAAGGGGCAGGCCTGCTGGTGCTCGAAACCCTGGCCCACGCCGAAGCCCGCGGCGCCACGGTGCTGGCGGAAATCGTGGGCTACGGCACTACCTGTGATGCCCACCACATCACCGCCCCGACCCCGGGTGGTGTGGGCGGCGCCGCTGCCATCCGCCTAGCGCTCGACGATGCCGCCCTGGCCCCTGAGTGTGTGGGTTACATCAATGCCCATGGCACCAGCACCCCAGCCAACGACAGCAACGAAACCGCTGCCATCAAGAGCGCACTCGGTGATCGGGCCTCTCAGATCCCTGTGAGCTCCACCAAATCGATGACCGGCCACCTGCTTGGAGGCTCCGGGGGCATTGAGGCGGTGGCCAGCGTTCTCGCCATCCGCTATGGCGTTGTGCCCCCCACGATCAACTACGCCAACCCAGATCCCAACTGTGATCTGGATGTCGTTCCGAACACCGCCCGTGAAGCCACACTGGACGCGGTGCTCTCCAACTCCTTCGGCTTCGGCGGCCACAACGTCTGCCTTGCCTTCCGTCGCATGCGCTGA
- the thiC gene encoding phosphomethylpyrimidine synthase ThiC yields MRASWVESRRGQANVSQMHFARQGVVTEEMAYVAKRENLPESLVMEEVARGRMIIPANINHTNLEPMAIGIASTCKVNANIGASPNASDVDQEVEKLQLAVKYGADTVMDLSTGGVNLDEVRTAIINASPVPIGTVPVYQALESVHGSIEKLSEDDFLHIIEKHCQQGVDYQTIHAGLLIEHLPKVKGRLTGIVSRGGGILAQWMLYHHKQNPLYTRFDDICEIFKRYDCSFSLGDSLRPGCQHDASDEAQLAELKTLGELTRRAWKHDVQVMVEGPGHVPMDQIEFNVKKQMEECNEAPFYVLGPLVTDIAPGYDHITSAIGAAMAGWHGTAMLCYVTPKEHLGLPNAEDVREGLIAYKIAAHAADIARHRPGARDRDDELSLARYNFDWNKQFELSLDPERAKQYHDETLPADIYKQAEFCSMCGPKHCPMQTKITDADIEGLEEALKAKGGAELAGVKMDKAE; encoded by the coding sequence ATGCGCGCTTCCTGGGTTGAATCCCGCCGCGGTCAGGCCAACGTCTCCCAGATGCACTTCGCCCGTCAGGGGGTGGTCACTGAGGAGATGGCCTACGTAGCCAAACGGGAGAACCTGCCCGAATCGCTGGTGATGGAGGAGGTGGCTCGGGGTCGCATGATCATCCCTGCCAACATCAACCACACCAACCTGGAGCCGATGGCAATCGGCATCGCCAGCACCTGCAAGGTGAATGCCAACATCGGCGCCTCTCCGAATGCCTCCGATGTGGATCAGGAGGTGGAAAAGCTGCAGTTGGCGGTGAAGTATGGCGCCGACACGGTGATGGATCTTTCCACCGGTGGAGTGAACCTGGATGAGGTGCGCACGGCGATCATCAACGCCTCACCTGTGCCGATCGGCACGGTGCCCGTGTATCAGGCACTGGAGAGCGTGCATGGCTCGATCGAGAAGCTCAGCGAGGATGATTTTCTCCACATCATCGAGAAGCACTGCCAGCAGGGGGTTGATTACCAGACGATTCACGCTGGTCTGCTGATTGAGCACCTGCCCAAGGTGAAAGGGCGCCTCACCGGCATTGTGAGCCGTGGTGGCGGCATCCTGGCGCAGTGGATGCTGTATCACCACAAGCAGAATCCGCTGTACACCCGTTTTGATGACATCTGCGAGATCTTCAAGCGTTACGACTGCAGCTTCTCGCTCGGCGATTCACTGCGCCCCGGTTGTCAGCACGACGCTTCTGACGAGGCGCAGCTGGCGGAATTGAAGACCCTGGGCGAACTCACCCGTCGCGCCTGGAAACACGACGTGCAGGTGATGGTGGAGGGTCCGGGCCACGTGCCGATGGATCAGATCGAGTTCAATGTGAAAAAGCAGATGGAGGAGTGCAACGAAGCACCCTTCTATGTGCTCGGCCCCCTGGTCACCGACATTGCACCCGGCTACGACCACATCACCTCAGCCATTGGTGCGGCCATGGCCGGTTGGCATGGCACGGCGATGCTCTGCTATGTGACACCGAAGGAGCACCTGGGTCTTCCCAATGCCGAGGATGTGCGCGAAGGTTTGATCGCCTATAAGATCGCCGCCCACGCGGCGGATATCGCCCGGCACCGGCCCGGTGCCCGCGATCGCGATGATGAGCTGAGTCTGGCCCGTTACAACTTCGATTGGAACAAGCAGTTTGAACTGTCGCTGGATCCCGAACGGGCTAAGCAGTATCACGATGAAACCCTGCCGGCGGATATCTACAAGCAGGCGGAGTTCTGCTCGATGTGCGGTCCGAAGCACTGCCCGATGCAAACCAAGATCACCGATGCCGACATCGAGGGCCTGGAAGAAGCGCTCAAGGCCAAAGGGGGCGCCGAACTGGCCGGCGTGAAGATGGACAAGGCGGAGTGA
- a CDS encoding DUF3188 domain-containing protein, producing the protein MTSPVRPAGHVWLSLAAPLLVLLGVVAMLQRQGNDRLQALPAILVGIALVISAIVGRRRRRHRLLLALRSTRAERPSRSRD; encoded by the coding sequence ATGACGTCGCCAGTCCGCCCCGCCGGTCACGTCTGGTTGTCGTTGGCAGCCCCGTTGCTGGTGCTGCTGGGGGTGGTGGCGATGCTGCAGCGCCAGGGCAACGATCGCCTGCAGGCCCTGCCTGCGATTCTGGTGGGCATCGCCCTGGTGATCAGTGCGATCGTCGGCCGGAGGCGCCGGCGACATCGTCTGTTGCTCGCTTTGCGCAGCACCCGGGCGGAGCGCCCCTCGCGATCACGGGATTGA